A window of the Lolium perenne isolate Kyuss_39 chromosome 7, Kyuss_2.0, whole genome shotgun sequence genome harbors these coding sequences:
- the LOC127318739 gene encoding annexin D5 translates to MASLSVPPVLTSPRNDAIALHRAFKGFGCDTTTVTNILAHRDCTHRALIMQEYRALYRQDLYHRLSTELTGNHKKAMLLWVLDPAGRDATIVNQALNGEITDLSAATEVICSRTPSQLQIMKQTYRAKFGCYLEHDITERNFGDHQKLLLAYVGIPRYEGPEVDPSAAASDARELHRAGEKRLGTDERTFIRIFSERSWAHMESVAAAYQHMFAQSLEKAVKSETSGNFEFGLLTILRCAHSPAGYFAKVLHKAMKGLGTSDTALIRVVVTRTEIDMQYIKAEYHKKYKRSLADAIHAETSGNYRTFLLSLVGRDRY, encoded by the exons ATGGCGAGCCTGAGCGTGCCTCCGGTGCTGACGTCCCCGCGTAACGACGCCATTGCCCTCCATAGGGCATTCAAAG GGTTTGGTTGCGACACCACGACGGTAACCAACATACTCGCTCACCGCGACTGCACCCACCGCGCGCTCATCATGCAGGAGTACCGTGCGCTGTACCGCCAGGATCTCTACCACCGCCTGTCGACCGAGCTCACCGGAAACCACAAG AAGGCGATGCTGCTTTGGGTCCTGGATCCCGCGGGCCGCGACGCGACCATAGTGAACCAGGCCCTCAACGGGGAGATCACCGACCTGAGTGCCGCCACCGAGGTGATCTGCTCCAGGACGCCGTCGCAGCTGCAGATCATGAAACAAACCTACCGTGCCAAGTTCGGCTGCTACCTCGAGCATGACATTACCGAACGCAACTTCGGCGATCACCAGAAG CTTTTGCTTGCGTACGTGGGTATCCCGCGCTATGAGGGCCCGGAGGTCGATCCTTCGGCGGCAGCGTCCGACGCGAGGGAGTTGCACAGAGCTGGGGAGAAGAGGCTGGGCACCGACGAGCGGACCTTCATCCGCATCTTCAGCGAGCGCAGCTGGGCGCACATGGAGTCCGTCGCCGCCGCCTACCAGCATATGTTCGCCCAGTCCCTGGAGAAG GCTGTGAAGAGCGAGACGTCAGGGAACTTCGAGTTCGGGCTGCTGACCATCCTCAGGTGCGCCCACAGCCCGGCGGGGTACTTCGCCAAGGTGCTGCACAAGGCCATGAAGGGGCTGGGCACCAGCGACACGGCGCTGATACGGGTGGTGGTGACCAGGACGGAGATCGACATGCAGTACATCAAGGCGGAGTACCATAAGAAGTACAAGAGGTCGCTAGCCGACGCCATCCACGCCGAGACGTCCGGCAACTACCGGACCTTCCTCCTCTCACTCGTCGGCCGCGATCGTTATTAG
- the LOC127318737 gene encoding annexin D5 — MASLSVPPVLTSPRNDAIALHRAFRGFGCDSTTVISILAHRDSTQRALIMQEYRALYRQDLYHRLSTELSGHHKKAMLLWVLDPVGRDATILNQALNSEITDLRGATEVICSRTPSQLQVMKQTYRALFGCYLEHDITERTYGDHQKLLLAYLGVPRYEGPQVDPSAAAYDARELYRAGERRLGTNERTFIRIFSERSWAHMASVAAAYQHMFTRSLEKAVKSETSGNFEFGLLTILRCAQSPAGYFAKLLHKAMKGLGTSDTALIRVVVTRTEIDMQYIKAEYHKKYKRSLADAIHSETSGNYRTFLLSLVGRDRY, encoded by the exons ATGGCGAGCCTGAGCGTGCCTCCGGTGCTCACGTCCCCGCGCAACGACGCCATCGCCCTCCACAGGGCCTTCAGAGGGTTCGGCTGCGACAGCACGACGGTGATCAGCATCCTGGCGCACCGCGACTCGACGCAGCGCGCGCTCATCATGCAGGAGTACCGGGCGCTGTACCGGCAGGACCTCTACCACCGCCTGTCGACGGAGCTCAGCGGCCACCACAAGAAGGCGATGCTGCTCTGGGTGCTGGACCCCGTCGGACGCGACGCCACCATTCTGAACCAGGCCCTCAACAGCGAGATCACCGACCTGAGGGGCGCCACCGAGGTGATCTGCTCCAGGACGCCATCGCAGCTGCAGGTCATGAAGCAGACCTACCGCGCGCTCTTCGGATGCTATCTCGAGCATGACATCACCGAGCGCACCTACGGCGATCATCAGAAG CTCTTGCTGGCGTACCTGGGAGTCCCACGCTACGAAGGCCCGCAGGTGGATCCTTCGGCGGCAGCGTACGACGCGAGGGAGCTCTACAGAGCCGGGGAGAGGAGGCTGGGCACAAACGAGCGGACCTTCATCCGCATCTTCAGCGAGCGCAGCTGGGCTCACATGGCGTCCGTCGCCGCCGCCTACCAGCACATGTTCACCCGCTCCCTCGAGAAG GCTGTGAAGAGCGAGACGTCGGGCAACTTCGAGTTCGGGCTGCTCACCATCCTCAGGTGCGCCCAGAGCCCGGCGGGGTACTTCGCCAAGCTGCTGCACAAGGCGATGAAAGGGCTGGGCACCAGCGACACGGCGCTGATACGGGTGGTGGTGACCAGGACGGAGATCGACATGCAGTACATCAAGGCGGAGTACCACAAGAAGTACAAGAGGTCGCTGGCCGACGCCATCCACTCCGAGACCTCTGGCAACTACCGGACCTTCCTCCTCTCGCTCGTCGGCCGAGACCGTTATTAG
- the LOC127318699 gene encoding uncharacterized protein isoform X4 — protein MGCFLSCFRGRPGSASGDGRPGSVSGDGLQDPLVRASSLGDAFLDDRDDDAAKLAAGGDLDEDLGNCDDELRREGLKF, from the exons ATGGGCTGCTTCCTCTCCTGCTTCCGCGGCCGCCCCGGCAGCGCCTCCGGCGACGGCCGCCCCGGCAGCGTCTCCGGCGACGGCCTCCAG GACCCGCTCGTGCGCGCGAGCAGCCTCGGGGACGCCTTCCTGGACGACCGCGACGACGACGCAGCAA aacttGCAGCGGGCGGAGACCTGGATGAGGATTTGGGGAACTGTGACGACGAACTCAGGCGAGAG GGATTAAAGTTCTAG
- the LOC127318699 gene encoding uncharacterized protein isoform X1, with protein MLLKMLEGIHNNQVHKDSTPADTTHIELVVSAGFVLFFDFVAGPFPAIAFGHVCWTTLPVGHRGREGNGVEWSIPRVQRCFELRLSDRHILKFSYACVIMVQFHAPIMDTSTKSFSPFGMEVFLLDMKLASESVPMDLGAPT; from the exons ATGTTGCTCAAGATGCTCGAAGGAATTCATAACAATCAAGTTCACAAGGATTCAACTCCAGCAGATACT ACTCACATCGAGCTTGTGGTGTCTGCTGGTTTTGTTCTATTTTTCGATTTTGTTGCTGGTCCTTTTCCTGCTATCG CTTTTGGTCATGTGTGCTGGACAACATTGCCAGTGGGTCACAGGGGCCGGGAAGGAAACGGCGTGGAATG GTCGATCCCGAGGGTGCAGAGGTGCTTTGAGCTCCGCCTCTCTGACCGCCACATCCTAAAGTTCAGTTACGCGTGTGTAATTATGGTTCAGTTCCATGCACCAATCATGGATACCTCTACCAAGTCGTTCTCGCCGTTTGGTATGGAGGTCTTTCTCCTCGACATGAAACTCGCATCTGAATCTGTCCCCATGGATTTGGGAGCCCCGACCTAA
- the LOC127318699 gene encoding uncharacterized protein isoform X2, producing MLLKMLEGIHNNQVHKDSTPADTTHIELVVSAGFVLFFDFVAGPFPAIGELLVMCAGQHCQWVTGAGKETAWNGRSRGCRGALSSASLTATS from the exons ATGTTGCTCAAGATGCTCGAAGGAATTCATAACAATCAAGTTCACAAGGATTCAACTCCAGCAGATACT ACTCACATCGAGCTTGTGGTGTCTGCTGGTTTTGTTCTATTTTTCGATTTTGTTGCTGGTCCTTTTCCTGCTATCGGTGAG CTTTTGGTCATGTGTGCTGGACAACATTGCCAGTGGGTCACAGGGGCCGGGAAGGAAACGGCGTGGAATG GTCGATCCCGAGGGTGCAGAGGTGCTTTGAGCTCCGCCTCTCTGACCGCCACATCCTAA
- the LOC127318699 gene encoding uncharacterized protein isoform X3: MLLKMLEGIHNNQVHKDSTPADTTHIELVVSAGFVLFFDFVAGPFPAIAFGHVCWTTLPVGHRGLLTIDCFFKKVDPEGAEVL, translated from the exons ATGTTGCTCAAGATGCTCGAAGGAATTCATAACAATCAAGTTCACAAGGATTCAACTCCAGCAGATACT ACTCACATCGAGCTTGTGGTGTCTGCTGGTTTTGTTCTATTTTTCGATTTTGTTGCTGGTCCTTTTCCTGCTATCG CTTTTGGTCATGTGTGCTGGACAACATTGCCAGTGGGTCACAGGGGC CTCTTAACTATTGATTGTTTCTTTAAAAAG GTCGATCCCGAGGGTGCAGAGGTGCTTTGA